GCAGGTGGAGCACGGGAGCCCTGAGCTGCAACCAGTAGCTCTGCTGAGAAGCCTGCGCAAGGCATCTGGCTTAAATGATGTTGTCATTCAGCACTTCCTTGGTAAGAGCAACTCTGATGGGGCTGCATTGGATTCCGGTCTTTCAGGCTACTTCAGCAAAGCCCTACAACACAGGGTGACTGAAGACGGCGAAGAGGAAGGGGTGGTTCTTATTTCAGATGGCACCACTGTTGCTCTCAAACCTCTCCTCCTGGGAATTGAAGCTGGTTTCCTCTCCAAGACCAGGGAGCGTGTTCGGGGTCTTTACCAACTCACTCTGGCCCTTGACCTAGGCCTCTCTTTCAAGCATTTCCACCGCTCTCACCTCTCCCAACGTCTGGGTGCTGATGGTTGCTGGGACAGTGTAACCTCACCTAGGGTCTTCACCCTCTCCAACACTCCTGCACATGTCACTACTGCTTTGATCAATGGAGGCATGGACGGCGTGATTCTCGGGACGGAGGTCTCCACCCCATCAAGAAGGCCTCTCAAGCTGAGCAGTCTGCTGAGAACGTACTACTGCCACCAGCTGGAGAGAGATGGACTGGACAAGGCTCCACGGCTCATCAGCCGGCGTCGCAGGCAGAACTTCATAGAGTTGGTCAAGCCTTCTCTCCTGgccagacaggtggagagatccTTGGACCTGCATCGGAAACTCAAGAAGCACCCCAAGATGGCAGTGAAAGAGAAGGAGGAACTGATGGCTGTGGTGAATGAGGGAGTGAAAGAGTTTGTCTCCAAGTATATGGGTATGTGTTAAACCACACCACAAGGCGTCAGGCAAGGGCTGTGGTTATTCCAAATGAGGATGACTCAAATTATTGTTATGCACTAAAGAGTGTACATCTATCCTTCTCATTTTCAGATTGTCCAGCCATCATTCCACGCTGCATGTGGGGTGCAAGGCCGTACAAAGGGACGCCGACGCTcctgtcgctccctctctcctttctgtATATTCACCACACCTCTACACCAAGCCAGCCCTGTCTGACTTTCCAGCAGTGTTCTGCAGACATGAGGTCAATGCAGCGGTTCCACCAGGACGACAGAGGCTGGAATGATATAGGATACAGGTACAATACTGGGGCTTGAAAACCTCCACGGGtctgtttttaaatgtttttccACTCGTGCTTTTTCAAACCTGGAGGGTAGAGACAGCGAGAGTGACTATTGAGGAAAACAGCAAACAAAACAGGCTTTTCTTCCCTAAAAATCAGGGTATCATCACCATCAACTGGCATCTCTGAAAATACCACATTTTTAAGATGGAGTGCAAACtgtcctcatttcatttttacttTATGCAACTTCTTTTCAGGGAGAAcacatctctctcttttttttctcccatcacTTTATAAAGGAAATCTCTTTTACCCTGTTACCCTGTTTTAAACAAATCTTTTTCTTGCATACCTGTCTTCCTAAAGCTTTGTTGCCGGCTCTGATGGGAATATATATGAAGGCCGTGGTTGGCACTGGCGAGGGGCCCACACCTATGGACACAACTCCAAAGGCTACGGGGTCGCCTTCATTGGTGACTACTCCACCCAGCTGCCCTCCAATCACTCAATGGAGCTGGTAAGAGACTGCCTGGCATCCTGCGCCGTCGGTGGCGGGCGACTGACGTCCAACTTCATATTACAAGGGCACAGACAAGTGGTCAATACTGCCTGCCCTGGGGATGCTCTCTACAAGGAAATCACAGGATGGAAACACTTtggggtgagagagagtgaaagtgaaagagagtgaaagtgaaagagagagagggaaggacagagagagagagagagcacactgtGTGTCATGTGCATGCATATCTACTGTATCTCATTGTGTGAACAGTATGTTGAACggaaaaaaaacatgcaagtTTTCTGCTGCCCATGGATTTTTATCAGTCTAATGTGTATCTCTTATTCATTTGTTTGCATTTTTGCAGGAGGTCAAAGGATGACAACACCACCTTGGGACAAGAGGAGGAGGCTTGGACAAACAAAACAGCCCTCACTCCAGTGCAAAATAAACATTTTCCTTAAGTGTTGATTGTCTTTTTCATTATTATCATCGAAACCCCATGGACTTACTGTTTATATTAACGCTGTGAAAACAAGCATATAAATGCAACGTATGACCACTAGGGGGCGCACAACGACCACGCACTGACCAGAAATAGGCCGAGTTATCGATTTGTGGTTTGAAGGGAATTTCACGTCAGGAATAAACTTTATTGATGCATTTAATCATAAGGGTATATACAGCCAAAcaagccatttaaaaaaaaaccccacacattcCAACAGTGTGGTTGACGTGTAACTGACGCAGACCCGTCCCGCGAGCTCCATTTTGGCTCTAATTAAAAACAATCCACGCGCCACCTGCTCACACGTACGTACAGTTGATCATTCAAAAATGAGCCCTAGTCGGTccgtcaccccccccctcctccccctcctcctcctccgcgcaACGTTCCTCTTCATCTACGCCGATCCACGGTATTCTAAACAGAAACAAACGACTAAAAATCAACCCGGGACTTACTCcacagaaaataaaaacaaaccggatttaaaaaaaaaaaaaaactacccccccccccccaaaaaaaaaacttcatcttGAACTTCCAGGCTGTGCGGGTGGACAGGGGAaaactcttctctccccctccccgtCGACGTTACGTACGCAGCCGCGGCGTGCCTGCGAGCGGAGTAACATGGAGTCCTCCGGCTGGCATCTTCGGGGGGATCCAGCGCAAACCTG
The nucleotide sequence above comes from Lampris incognitus isolate fLamInc1 chromosome 10, fLamInc1.hap2, whole genome shotgun sequence. Encoded proteins:
- the pglyrp6 gene encoding peptidoglycan recognition protein 6 → MGYSMGSQWRWSAALLLVMASTCIKGLAPWHMNDFIKAVEQVEHGSPELQPVALLRSLRKASGLNDVVIQHFLGKSNSDGAALDSGLSGYFSKALQHRVTEDGEEEGVVLISDGTTVALKPLLLGIEAGFLSKTRERVRGLYQLTLALDLGLSFKHFHRSHLSQRLGADGCWDSVTSPRVFTLSNTPAHVTTALINGGMDGVILGTEVSTPSRRPLKLSSLLRTYYCHQLERDGLDKAPRLISRRRRQNFIELVKPSLLARQVERSLDLHRKLKKHPKMAVKEKEELMAVVNEGVKEFVSKYMDCPAIIPRCMWGARPYKGTPTLLSLPLSFLYIHHTSTPSQPCLTFQQCSADMRSMQRFHQDDRGWNDIGYSFVAGSDGNIYEGRGWHWRGAHTYGHNSKGYGVAFIGDYSTQLPSNHSMELVRDCLASCAVGGGRLTSNFILQGHRQVVNTACPGDALYKEITGWKHFGEVKG